The window TTACCGTGTAGAGCCCTTTTTCTAATCTTTCCTTAATCTCCCTCACCCTGTCTTCCCTCACATCATTTACTTTTTTGGCTATTTCAAGGGCTTTCAAAAATTCCTTGCCTTCCGAGGAAAGAACAAGTTCATCTTTTTTTAAGTTTACTTCCTTTTTATCCTCGGGCTTCACATTTTCCTTTCTGGAATAGGTCTCATATATCTTAAAAATTCCCGGAAAACCGCTTTTCTCGATATTCATGACATACCGCTCCTTATATTTTTTCTATTATATTTATCGAAGAATTCCATGGTCAGGGTGAGGATGAAAAAAACGCTTTTGGGGGCAAAATTCGTATTTTCCGCTTATTTTCTTTTGATTTCTCCTTATATTTTCTAATTTTCATCCCTTCTGTACCGGGTAATATGTATTTTGCCCTTCATATCGCTTCGTTTTTCCAAAGGGTTATCTCCGCGAATTCCAAACCCTTTTTTCATTTCCTCCACACATTTATCGCAGTACCTTCCCGTAAGTATCGGTTCCCCGCATCTTTCACATTTTAAAAGGATGTTGATGTTGTTCTTCTTTAATATAAGTCTTCCTTCCTTTAAAAAGTCCAGAATCTTTTTTACGGGCACTCCGGTTTTTTCCGATATTTCATCCATCGTAGCTGCCGGAACTTCGTAAAGGTAGTCCCTCACCTTTTTAAAATCCTCTTCTTCCTTTGCAGTACATTCGGGACAAAGGTTTCTCGTTGTGTACAAAAACACCTTCCCGCATACAGGACAATTTCTGAGTTCCAAAATAATACCCCCTTTACCCTCTCGCTAAGGTTATTACGTATACTTTTCTTGCCCCTCCCGAAAGAAGGGCTTTCGCACACTCGTCAGCCGTATTCCCGGTAGTGTAGACATCGTCTACCAAAAGTACGTTTTTGCCTTCTACCGGGTAACCAGCATTAATCCTGAAGGCATCCCTTACATTTTCATCCCGTTTCTCCCTCGGCAGGGCGGTCTGGTGCCCGGTATTTCTTATTCTTATTAATGTATCCCTCACCTCTATTTTTGCCCTTTCTCCCAGCTCCTTTGCAAGAAGCAGGGATTGGTTGAATCCCCTTTTTTCTTCCCGCTTCTTATGGAGGGGTACCGGTACAATAAGGTCAATATCGGAAAATCCCGACCTTTCATACGCCTCAAACAATTTTTCGCCAAAAAAAGCAGAAAACCTTCTATCTTTATTATATTTAAACTCATGAATCAGCCCTTTCAACACCCCTTCGTACACCCCGTATGCCCTGGCCTTCTCAAAATAATGTTTTTTCCTTTTGCAATCATAGCAGTAAGAAGATAAATCATTATAAAGGGGTTTCCCGCATTTTTCGCAAAAGGGAGAGGAAATAATTTCTAACTTTGAAAGGCATTCCCCGCAAACGGGTATGCCCTTTTCGATTTTTTTGCCGCAAAAGGTGCAGTTTATTTTAACAGGGTACAGGGCATTTAAAAATGATTCTGCAATTTTTTTCAGAAAATCTACCATGATATATTTCCCTTCGTATCTTGTTAGTCTTATATTTCATATTTTAATATTATGAAAAAACTTCTTAAAGAGGTATTTTTATGAATAAAGAAAAAGATTTCGAAAAAATGAAAGAGCTGCTGGGTATAGAAATTTTGGGGAAATTAGTCTCCTCGGGTGCTAATAACCCCTGTTTGATAATTCCGATAGTCACCTTTTTGATAAGCAAGAAAATACCCTTTACTTTAACTTTTACCCCCGAAACTCAAAACAATTTTGGGAAGGTTGTATTAAATATAACCTTAAGCCAGAAGTTTAGCTTTTCTTTCACCTGGACTTTTGATTAAAAACCCCGGAGGGTTAATACTCCGGGGCTATCAAACCGTAATTGCCATCTTTTCTTCTGTAAACCACGTTTATTTCTTCCGTTTCAGCATTGTTAAATACGAAAAAGTTGTGTCCTAAAAGGTCCATCTGCAGGATAGCCTCATCAACGCTCATAGGCTTTACCGGAAATCTTTTTATTTTTACTACCCTGAATTTTTCTTCTTCCTCTTTTTCCATATCCCTGTTTAGATCCTCAAGGACGGTAGCTTCTCTCGGGATATTTTTTCTTAACGACCTTACCAGCTTTGTCTTGTATTTTTCAATTTGTTTATCCAATTTATCGGCTACAAGGTCAATAGCCGCATACATGTCTTTGTTTTCCTCTTCTCCCCTTAAAAGTAAATCCCCTGTGGAAAGGGTTACCTCCACAATGTGCCTTCCGTTTTCCACATGCATTTTGACCTTAGCCTCTATACTGTCGTTGTTCAGGTAATTGAAGTGCCTTGAAAGCCTCCCGATCTTTTTTTCCGCATAGTCCCTCAAGGCAGGAGTAACCTCAAAATTACTGATTCCGCTTACGGAAATTCTCATAAACTTCACCCTTTCTGGGAGATTATGTTGGTTTTTGTAAAATTTTCTGTAATTTCATTATAGCATATACCCTGTTATTTAAACAAGTTTTTTATTCGACCAAAAAGCAGCTGTTTCCGATGAACTCCCTGAGTATAGACGTAAGGGGAATATCTTTCTCGTCTTCAATGGGTAAAAAGTAGTCTAAGAACTTTATAAGATAAGAGGCAACGTTATATTCCGGGTCATCCTTTGTTATCTCTCTTAATAAAGGTTCCGCGTATCTTTTCAATACCGCCAGTTCGTAAATTAGCGCCGAATTAAACATCACATCGGCCTCCTCCTGAAAGGCAAAAATGTGCCTTTGCGCACCCCTTTGCACAGAAGGCCACATGGCGATGGTCTTTTTGGCATCGGCACCCCGGCACCGGCTGTCCCTGACTATTCGCCTTATTAGCCGGGTATCGGTTGTGGAAATTCGGTTGTGGTTATCTATGGAAATCTGCGTCAGGGCGCTCACATATATTTTAAATTTGTTTTCTTTGGGTATTAGAGCGGTCAGTTTCTCGTTTAGTCCGTGAATACCCTCGATTACTATGGGTTGGTCTTTTTCAATTTTAGTAGGTATTGAAGGAAATTCCCGGGTGCCTTTTATAAAATTGTACTTTGGAAGGTAAACTTCCTTCCCCTGAATGAGGGCGGCAAGGTGATGGTTAAAAAGTTTAATGTCAATGGCTTCCAATGCTTCAAAATCCGGTTTCCCATCCTCGCCAAGTGGTGTCTTGTCTCTATCTACAAAATAATTGTCGAGGGAAATAGAAATGGGTTTTAACCCGTTTACCCGAAGCTGCACCATCAGCCTCTGGGCAAAGGTGGTTTTACCCGAAGAGGAAGGCCCCGCTATCAGGATAACCCTGAGCCTTTCTTTATTTTCGGCGATCATATCGGCTATCTGGGCTATCTTTTTTTCATGAAGGGCTTCCGCTATTCTTATTATTTCCCCCGCCATGCCCTTTGATATGTAATCGTTTAAAGCCCCCGCATCGGCAATTTCGAGGATATGAGCCCACTTTTCAGCCTCCCTGAAGATTCGCGAAAGTTTTGGCTGTTCTTTGAAGGGCGCCACTTCCACGGGTTTTTCGAT of the Thermovenabulum gondwanense genome contains:
- the flgM gene encoding flagellar biosynthesis anti-sigma factor FlgM, producing MNIEKSGFPGIFKIYETYSRKENVKPEDKKEVNLKKDELVLSSEGKEFLKALEIAKKVNDVREDRVREIKERLEKGLYTVNAEKIAEKVIDDLLNERI
- a CDS encoding TIGR03826 family flagellar region protein, producing the protein MELRNCPVCGKVFLYTTRNLCPECTAKEEEDFKKVRDYLYEVPAATMDEISEKTGVPVKKILDFLKEGRLILKKNNINILLKCERCGEPILTGRYCDKCVEEMKKGFGIRGDNPLEKRSDMKGKIHITRYRRDEN
- a CDS encoding ComF family protein, coding for MVDFLKKIAESFLNALYPVKINCTFCGKKIEKGIPVCGECLSKLEIISSPFCEKCGKPLYNDLSSYCYDCKRKKHYFEKARAYGVYEGVLKGLIHEFKYNKDRRFSAFFGEKLFEAYERSGFSDIDLIVPVPLHKKREEKRGFNQSLLLAKELGERAKIEVRDTLIRIRNTGHQTALPREKRDENVRDAFRINAGYPVEGKNVLLVDDVYTTGNTADECAKALLSGGARKVYVITLARG
- the hpf gene encoding ribosome hibernation-promoting factor, HPF/YfiA family, which encodes MRISVSGISNFEVTPALRDYAEKKIGRLSRHFNYLNNDSIEAKVKMHVENGRHIVEVTLSTGDLLLRGEEENKDMYAAIDLVADKLDKQIEKYKTKLVRSLRKNIPREATVLEDLNRDMEKEEEEKFRVVKIKRFPVKPMSVDEAILQMDLLGHNFFVFNNAETEEINVVYRRKDGNYGLIAPEY
- a CDS encoding nucleoside kinase, with the translated sequence MEFENPVTLLEIYEKHKEKFPYPVTAASVGNVLCELNYMVKEDTRVRFIDMTEDTGMKIYVRSLTLLFIKACHDVLSDCRVHIEHSLGDALYTEVYWKSPIGQDEVEMIEKRMKEMVEKNLPIRRLSVPIEEALLYFKKQGCEDKVRVLKYLKKDHIHLYELDGFKDFFYGYMVPYTGFLKWFKLKFYLPGIVLQFPSIEKPVEVAPFKEQPKLSRIFREAEKWAHILEIADAGALNDYISKGMAGEIIRIAEALHEKKIAQIADMIAENKERLRVILIAGPSSSGKTTFAQRLMVQLRVNGLKPISISLDNYFVDRDKTPLGEDGKPDFEALEAIDIKLFNHHLAALIQGKEVYLPKYNFIKGTREFPSIPTKIEKDQPIVIEGIHGLNEKLTALIPKENKFKIYVSALTQISIDNHNRISTTDTRLIRRIVRDSRCRGADAKKTIAMWPSVQRGAQRHIFAFQEEADVMFNSALIYELAVLKRYAEPLLREITKDDPEYNVASYLIKFLDYFLPIEDEKDIPLTSILREFIGNSCFLVE